In Microscilla marina ATCC 23134, the genomic window AATGAACAACGCTCATACCGAAACAGATGTACCAGCACATAGGGTAGTAAACCGTGAAGGAATGCTTACGGGCAAACATCACTTTGGCGGCGATACAATGCAAACCCGTCTCGAAGCTGAAGGAATTGTAGTAGAAAACGATAAAATCAAAGATTTTAAGGCTAAAGTATTTTGGAACCCAATGACTGAACTGGAGATTTAGGTAGAAGAAACGCAGGTAATAAAAAAAATATAGGGAATATCTGCCAAATATATTCTTACAAATGTAACTTTTGTACTAAAAAGTTAGTAGAAGGATTAGTATATATCCATTATCCTATATAAACCACCATGAAGTCAAAATTTAGAATATTAGGCATAGCCAGTTTAATTGCATTGTTTTTCGTTCTGGGCATTATTTTTACTCCTTATCTATTGGCTATTCCTCCCACTCAACAAGGTCTGTATGTTTTCTTTTTTTTGTTAATTATCACCTACTTAGCATACAATCTCTTCAAAAACCTCAACAAAGTAGACATTAACAACGAGGTGATTTCGTTCAATAATGTTTTTCTT contains:
- a CDS encoding MGMT family protein — its product is MDKTNFFKDVYEVVKLIPEGRATSYGAIAEYLGTKGKARMVGWAMNNAHTETDVPAHRVVNREGMLTGKHHFGGDTMQTRLEAEGIVVENDKIKDFKAKVFWNPMTELEI